The proteins below come from a single Rhodococcus sp. WMMA185 genomic window:
- a CDS encoding LLM class F420-dependent oxidoreductase has protein sequence MTQTTEETPQLGQFGIWRHAAGLQPDVGKAIEDAGYGAVWIGGSPPADLEVAEKLLDATSSITVATGITNIWTAPAQQIADSFHRLESRHPGRFLLGVGVGHPEQPGLNYSKPYSALVEYLDVLDGAGVPKSRRVLAALGPKVLALSAARSAGAHPYLTTPQHTREARELLGPGPVLAPEHKVVLDTDASRARPIGRDAVENPYLHLRNYVSNLKRLGYTDEQIAGGGSDDLIDALVAHGDTEYVAGRLREHLDAGADHVAIQVLPIADDPVADLRELAGALGI, from the coding sequence ATGACGCAAACCACAGAAGAAACCCCCCAGCTCGGACAATTCGGCATCTGGCGTCACGCTGCTGGACTGCAACCCGATGTCGGGAAGGCGATCGAGGACGCCGGCTACGGAGCGGTCTGGATCGGCGGGTCTCCGCCGGCAGACCTGGAGGTCGCCGAGAAACTTCTGGACGCGACCTCGTCCATCACCGTCGCAACCGGTATTACGAATATCTGGACCGCCCCCGCCCAGCAGATCGCGGACTCGTTCCATCGGCTCGAGTCGCGCCACCCGGGGAGATTCCTCCTCGGCGTGGGCGTCGGCCACCCGGAACAACCCGGCCTGAACTACAGCAAACCGTACTCCGCGCTGGTCGAATACCTTGACGTGCTCGACGGCGCAGGTGTGCCGAAGAGTAGACGTGTCCTTGCCGCACTCGGACCCAAGGTTCTCGCCCTCTCGGCGGCGCGTTCGGCCGGCGCCCACCCCTACCTCACCACCCCGCAGCACACCCGTGAGGCCCGTGAACTCCTGGGGCCGGGGCCGGTTCTCGCGCCCGAGCACAAGGTAGTTCTCGACACCGATGCCAGCCGCGCGCGTCCGATCGGCCGCGATGCGGTCGAGAACCCGTACCTGCACCTACGCAACTACGTGAGCAACCTGAAGCGACTCGGCTACACCGACGAACAGATCGCCGGCGGCGGCAGTGACGACCTGATCGACGCCCTCGTCGCGCACGGTGACACCGAATATGTGGCCGGGCGACTGCGGGAACACCTCGATGCTGGAGCCGATCACGTAGCCATTCAGGTACTCCCCATAGCCGACGATCCTGTTGCTGATTTGCGGGAGCTGGCCGGCGCGCTGGGAATCTGA
- a CDS encoding GYD domain-containing protein: protein MPRYLWQVTYSHEGAQGLLAEGGTARRQEITRMVESVGGTVESCYFALGGKDLFVIGQVPDEVAAATLGIRTAASGAARSESVLLLTPEQVDEAVRREAEYRPPGT, encoded by the coding sequence ATGCCGAGATATCTCTGGCAGGTCACGTACTCGCACGAAGGCGCTCAGGGTTTGCTGGCCGAAGGTGGAACCGCGAGACGCCAGGAGATCACGAGGATGGTCGAAAGCGTCGGGGGCACGGTCGAATCCTGCTATTTCGCGCTCGGCGGCAAGGACTTGTTCGTGATCGGACAGGTACCGGACGAAGTCGCCGCCGCAACACTCGGAATCCGCACCGCCGCGTCCGGTGCGGCGAGATCCGAATCCGTGCTTCTGCTGACGCCCGAGCAAGTCGATGAGGCAGTACGACGCGAAGCCGAGTACAGGCCACCCGGCACCTGA
- a CDS encoding DUF72 domain-containing protein encodes MAKARVGISGWTYPGWRGDFYPEGLAHRKELAYAAGRLTTIEINGSFYALQKPASYAKWHDETPDDFVFAVKGSRYITHMKRLADVEAALPNFFASGVLALGPKLGPFLWQLPPTLEFDEARVSRFLERLPRTTDVLARLAREHDDKLRDGSALTECDASRPVRHAVEVRHRSFDSPEAVELLRAHDVAFVVADTAGRYPLVKTPTSDFVYVRLHGDAELYASGYSDDALDRWADDIRAWTDSGLDVFVYFDNDVKGYAPFDAQRMSARLA; translated from the coding sequence ATGGCGAAGGCCAGGGTGGGCATCTCGGGCTGGACGTACCCCGGTTGGCGCGGTGACTTCTACCCGGAGGGTCTGGCTCACCGCAAGGAGTTGGCCTATGCGGCGGGGCGATTGACCACCATCGAGATCAACGGATCGTTCTACGCGCTGCAGAAGCCGGCGAGCTACGCGAAGTGGCATGACGAGACGCCGGACGATTTCGTGTTCGCGGTCAAGGGGAGCCGCTATATCACCCATATGAAACGGCTCGCCGACGTCGAGGCCGCCTTGCCGAACTTCTTCGCGTCGGGTGTTCTGGCACTCGGACCGAAACTCGGCCCGTTCCTGTGGCAACTGCCGCCGACATTGGAATTCGACGAAGCGAGGGTGAGTCGGTTTCTCGAACGGTTGCCCCGCACAACCGATGTCCTCGCGCGGTTGGCCCGCGAACACGATGACAAGCTTCGAGACGGCAGTGCGCTCACCGAGTGCGACGCGAGTCGCCCCGTCCGGCACGCTGTCGAGGTCCGGCATCGCAGCTTCGACTCACCTGAGGCGGTCGAACTTCTGCGCGCCCACGACGTGGCGTTCGTCGTCGCGGACACCGCCGGCCGATACCCGCTGGTAAAGACGCCGACGAGCGACTTCGTGTACGTACGCCTGCACGGCGACGCGGAGCTGTACGCCAGCGGCTACAGCGACGATGCACTGGACCGGTGGGCCGACGACATCCGCGCATGGACCGATTCCGGACTCGACGTGTTCGTGTACTTCGACAACGACGTGAAGGGATACGCTCCATTCGATGCCCAGCGGATGAGCGCCCGGTTGGCATGA
- a CDS encoding ester cyclase: MATDHKSTSKHFLELWGDNTPHGPDDYLAENYINHQMPDAAGGTSTKSLSEWRDLLAQFHEAFSDVKLEILLQVQDGDYVCSRFRMTAKQTGEFEGLPATGKTSTWTGVDTGRYEDGKLVETWVDWDKYSFLEGLGLTSDGG, translated from the coding sequence ATGGCTACTGATCACAAATCGACTTCGAAGCACTTCCTCGAACTCTGGGGTGACAATACCCCGCACGGCCCGGACGACTATTTGGCCGAGAACTACATCAACCATCAGATGCCCGACGCCGCGGGTGGCACGTCGACCAAGTCGCTGTCCGAATGGAGGGATCTGCTAGCGCAATTCCACGAGGCGTTCTCAGACGTGAAACTCGAGATCCTGCTACAGGTTCAGGATGGGGATTACGTTTGCTCGCGATTCCGAATGACCGCCAAGCAGACCGGCGAATTCGAGGGCCTCCCCGCCACTGGCAAGACAAGTACTTGGACCGGGGTCGACACGGGTCGGTACGAAGACGGCAAGCTCGTCGAGACCTGGGTCGATTGGGACAAGTACAGCTTCCTCGAAGGCCTCGGGCTCACTTCCGACGGCGGCTGA
- a CDS encoding SanA/YdcF family protein — MERRVIRRLVGAGAGFVVLVGFVVAASAVWTSRQASGHIYDVGAAPRAPVVIVLGTLVRDGRPGEYLTGRLDVALQLLRDGRAEVALVSGDGAGRSGDEVAAMTKYLVEKGIDPSRIVGDPYGLDTYDTCVRATRTYGVGKALIVTQSFHVPRAVALCRGVGIDADGVAAGCDCSTITMARNTVREWLARPKAILDLLTGRDPVVVSESDDVLGNALDVAG; from the coding sequence ATGGAACGACGGGTGATCCGCCGGCTGGTCGGTGCTGGAGCGGGATTCGTCGTCCTCGTGGGGTTCGTCGTAGCGGCCTCGGCGGTGTGGACGTCGCGCCAGGCGTCCGGCCATATCTACGACGTCGGTGCCGCACCCCGCGCACCCGTGGTGATCGTGCTCGGAACGCTGGTGCGCGACGGCAGACCCGGGGAGTACTTGACCGGTCGTCTGGACGTCGCACTGCAACTTCTCCGTGACGGTCGTGCGGAGGTAGCTCTGGTCTCGGGAGACGGGGCGGGCAGGTCGGGCGACGAGGTTGCGGCCATGACAAAGTACCTGGTCGAGAAGGGGATAGACCCGAGTCGCATCGTCGGCGATCCCTACGGTCTCGACACCTACGACACCTGCGTCCGTGCTACCCGAACGTATGGTGTCGGCAAGGCGCTGATCGTCACACAGTCGTTCCACGTGCCGCGAGCGGTGGCTCTGTGCCGAGGAGTCGGGATCGACGCCGACGGTGTAGCCGCCGGCTGCGATTGCAGCACCATCACGATGGCCCGGAATACCGTGCGCGAATGGCTAGCCCGCCCCAAAGCCATTCTCGACCTCCTGACCGGACGAGACCCCGTCGTCGTTTCCGAATCAGATGATGTGCTTGGCAATGCCCTCGACGTAGCGGGCTGA
- a CDS encoding VIT1/CCC1 transporter family protein gives MVSPTDSGARPDPTPREVRRWRRYLADERAEAAVYRDLAKRRSGEEREILLALAEAEGRHEAHWRTLLGEQVGKPVRGSLRTRLLGVLARRFGSVFVLALAQRAETRSPYPTDLDATDAMGADERIHEEVVRALATRGRNRLSGTFRAAVFGANDGLVSNLALILGISGSGASNEIVLLTGLAGLLSGALSMGAGEYVSVRSQRELLEASMPGKGAREAIPLLDVDANELALVYRARGMSVAEAEKQAAEVLRESDQLDLVSEDDTDDAVDAHEAIGTGLGAAAASFCFFASGAIIPVLPYLFGIEGTTAVIVSAALVGVALLSTGVVVGLLSGAPPIKRALRQLAIGYGAAAATYLLGMLFGASI, from the coding sequence ATGGTTTCCCCGACCGATTCGGGTGCGAGACCCGACCCGACTCCCCGAGAAGTCCGGAGGTGGCGTCGCTACCTTGCGGACGAGCGCGCCGAAGCCGCGGTCTACCGGGATCTGGCGAAACGACGGTCAGGTGAGGAACGGGAGATCCTGTTAGCGCTCGCCGAAGCGGAGGGCCGGCACGAGGCCCACTGGCGCACCCTGCTTGGCGAACAGGTCGGAAAGCCTGTTCGGGGAAGCCTCCGGACCAGACTCCTCGGCGTGCTGGCCAGGCGGTTCGGCTCGGTTTTCGTGCTCGCGCTCGCCCAGCGCGCCGAAACCCGCTCGCCGTATCCAACGGACTTGGACGCCACCGATGCGATGGGAGCGGACGAACGCATCCATGAGGAAGTGGTGCGGGCGCTCGCGACGCGTGGACGCAACCGCCTCTCCGGCACCTTTCGGGCAGCCGTGTTCGGCGCCAATGACGGCCTGGTCAGCAACCTCGCCTTGATCCTCGGTATCAGTGGTAGCGGCGCTTCCAACGAGATCGTCTTGCTCACTGGACTTGCCGGGCTGCTCTCGGGGGCTCTGTCGATGGGCGCGGGCGAGTACGTATCCGTGCGGTCGCAGCGTGAGCTCCTCGAGGCATCGATGCCAGGGAAGGGGGCCCGGGAGGCAATCCCATTGCTCGATGTAGACGCCAACGAGCTCGCACTCGTCTACCGGGCGCGTGGCATGTCGGTGGCGGAAGCCGAGAAACAGGCAGCCGAAGTCTTGCGGGAAAGCGATCAGCTCGATCTCGTTTCGGAGGACGATACGGACGATGCGGTCGATGCGCATGAGGCCATTGGCACCGGCCTCGGTGCCGCTGCGGCGAGTTTCTGTTTCTTCGCATCCGGTGCAATCATCCCAGTTCTGCCGTACCTCTTCGGGATAGAAGGCACCACCGCGGTAATCGTCTCCGCAGCGTTGGTGGGCGTGGCACTGCTCTCGACCGGCGTCGTGGTGGGACTGCTGTCGGGTGCTCCGCCTATCAAGCGAGCGCTGCGCCAGCTGGCAATCGGATACGGTGCCGCCGCAGCCACCTATCTTCTGGGCATGTTGTTCGGTGCGAGTATCTGA
- a CDS encoding DUF4185 domain-containing protein codes for MSKRVIASFAAVAVGSGAIIYSNQSDAVAEPEGLWNGMPGSGPCAAEVSNETASLIPERLEIPIPYPKITTIPYPVEPKDPVRVSQELPADPCADPCPDLTDETAPDPGNLSSVLDIPDVSLKFTPFHLGIPVPGADIQLPPPPPVVHPATVEAPRSPAPQAPKIGEVTRVAKVTGPGSVSRTDKRYQVNGTDLGIMWESAPDQIAIAFGDTFGKGFTPPGGQGGDWRSNVLGFSSDRNLADGMSLDSMVLDSRCHAAEVLGSRKLDNVEITTIPTSGFAIGDRQYMSYMSIRTWYSIPTTWWTNHGGIAYSDDGGSTWTKDPYAKWENIFGVTKFQVASMVPVGDFVYMFGTPNTRLGSVGLARVPVDQVLNTSAYQYWQNGNWTPVGGFTEATPIVNAPVAELSVRYDEATGKWQMAYLDTSKLAIVLRESDSPQGAWSEGARMVSVTEYPELYGGFIHPWSTADDLYFTISTWSDYNVFLMRARMGD; via the coding sequence ATGTCGAAGCGGGTGATCGCGTCGTTCGCGGCTGTGGCGGTAGGTTCGGGTGCGATCATCTACTCGAATCAGAGCGATGCCGTGGCCGAGCCCGAGGGGCTGTGGAACGGGATGCCAGGTAGCGGACCTTGCGCCGCCGAAGTCTCGAACGAGACGGCGTCTCTCATCCCCGAGAGGCTGGAAATCCCGATTCCGTACCCGAAGATCACGACGATCCCGTATCCCGTGGAGCCCAAGGACCCCGTCCGTGTTTCCCAGGAATTGCCGGCCGACCCGTGCGCCGACCCGTGCCCTGACTTGACCGACGAGACCGCTCCGGATCCCGGGAATCTGTCTAGTGTGCTCGACATTCCGGATGTCAGCTTGAAGTTCACGCCGTTCCACCTTGGAATCCCCGTGCCGGGAGCCGATATTCAACTGCCTCCGCCACCACCCGTGGTCCACCCGGCGACTGTGGAGGCGCCGCGCAGTCCGGCGCCGCAGGCTCCGAAGATCGGCGAGGTGACTCGCGTTGCCAAGGTGACCGGGCCGGGTTCGGTCAGTCGCACAGACAAGCGCTACCAGGTGAACGGCACCGATCTCGGAATCATGTGGGAATCTGCACCTGACCAGATCGCCATTGCGTTCGGTGACACCTTCGGTAAGGGTTTCACTCCACCCGGAGGTCAGGGCGGCGACTGGCGTAGCAACGTTCTGGGGTTCAGCTCCGACCGCAACCTGGCGGATGGGATGAGCTTGGACAGTATGGTGCTGGACAGCCGCTGCCATGCGGCAGAGGTCCTGGGCAGCCGGAAGCTCGACAACGTCGAGATCACGACCATTCCGACGTCGGGATTCGCCATCGGAGACAGGCAGTACATGAGCTATATGTCGATCCGCACGTGGTACAGCATCCCTACCACGTGGTGGACGAACCACGGGGGTATCGCCTACTCGGACGACGGCGGCTCCACCTGGACGAAGGACCCGTACGCGAAGTGGGAGAACATCTTCGGCGTGACCAAGTTTCAAGTCGCGTCGATGGTGCCTGTCGGTGATTTCGTCTACATGTTCGGCACCCCCAACACGAGGCTGGGCTCGGTCGGCCTCGCCCGCGTTCCGGTCGACCAAGTCTTGAACACTTCTGCGTACCAGTACTGGCAGAACGGCAACTGGACACCGGTCGGAGGTTTCACGGAAGCGACACCGATTGTCAATGCTCCCGTCGCGGAACTATCTGTCCGCTACGACGAGGCCACGGGGAAGTGGCAGATGGCATATCTCGACACGTCGAAGCTGGCCATCGTTCTACGTGAGTCCGACTCGCCGCAGGGCGCCTGGTCCGAGGGCGCCCGGATGGTCAGCGTTACCGAGTACCCGGAGCTGTATGGCGGCTTCATCCACCCGTGGTCGACCGCCGACGATCTGTACTTCACCATCTCGACTTGGTCCGACTACAACGTCTTCCTGATGAGGGCGAGAATGGGCGACTAG
- a CDS encoding FAD-binding dehydrogenase — MTEQADAIVVGAGLAGLVATYELVQAGRKVLVVDQESSANLGGQAFWSLGGLFLVDSPEQRRLGIKDSYELAIQDWMGTAAFDRDREDRWPRQWAQAYVEFAAGEKRQYLHDLGLRLMPNVGWAERGRGSALGQGNSVPRFHITWGTGPGVVDIFLTRVLAASKRGLVTFKHRHQVDEIVVTDGAATGVRGTVLEPSTEARGVKSSRTPIGEFEFSAQAVVVTSGGIGGNPELVKKNWPARLGTAPEHMLTGVPAHVDGRMLEITENAGGNIVNRDRMWHYVEGIENWDPIWPNHGIRIIPGPSSMWFDGNGKRLPSPNFPGFDTMGTLQHIMSSGHHHTWFVLDQKIIEKEFALSGSEQNPDITGRDFKLLAERIKKGAPGPVEAFKQNGADFVVSDNLRELVDGMNAITPEAPVAYEDIEREIVARDREVNNSYSKDFQIMAIQNARNLLSDKITRVVSPHPLLDPKNGPLIAVRLHLLTRKTLGGLETDLDSQVIRPDGTAFEGLYAAGEVAGFGGGGVHGYSALEGTFLGGCIFSGRAAGRALARKL; from the coding sequence GTGACCGAACAAGCTGATGCGATCGTTGTCGGAGCCGGGCTGGCAGGACTCGTCGCCACGTACGAATTGGTCCAGGCAGGTCGGAAAGTCCTCGTCGTCGACCAGGAAAGTTCGGCGAACCTCGGCGGACAGGCCTTCTGGTCGCTCGGCGGACTGTTCCTCGTCGACAGCCCCGAACAGCGACGCCTGGGCATCAAGGACTCGTACGAACTGGCGATTCAGGACTGGATGGGCACCGCCGCATTCGACCGCGACCGTGAGGACCGCTGGCCACGACAGTGGGCACAGGCGTACGTCGAGTTCGCCGCAGGCGAGAAGCGGCAATACCTCCACGACCTCGGCCTACGTCTGATGCCGAATGTCGGTTGGGCGGAACGTGGGCGTGGCAGCGCTCTCGGGCAGGGCAATTCCGTTCCCCGTTTCCACATCACCTGGGGCACCGGTCCGGGTGTCGTAGACATCTTCCTCACCCGTGTCCTCGCGGCATCGAAGCGGGGACTGGTCACGTTCAAGCACCGCCATCAGGTCGATGAAATCGTCGTGACCGACGGCGCCGCCACTGGCGTACGTGGCACGGTCCTCGAACCCTCCACCGAGGCTCGCGGTGTGAAGAGTTCCCGCACCCCAATCGGGGAGTTCGAATTCTCTGCGCAGGCAGTGGTCGTCACGTCGGGTGGCATCGGCGGGAATCCCGAACTGGTCAAGAAGAACTGGCCCGCCCGCCTCGGAACGGCTCCCGAGCACATGCTCACAGGGGTCCCGGCACACGTCGACGGCCGGATGCTGGAAATCACCGAGAACGCCGGCGGCAACATCGTGAACCGCGACCGTATGTGGCACTACGTCGAAGGCATCGAGAACTGGGATCCGATCTGGCCGAACCACGGCATCCGGATCATCCCCGGACCGTCTTCGATGTGGTTCGACGGCAACGGCAAACGACTGCCGAGCCCCAACTTCCCTGGGTTCGACACCATGGGAACGCTTCAGCACATCATGAGCAGCGGTCACCATCACACCTGGTTCGTCCTCGATCAGAAGATCATCGAGAAGGAGTTCGCGCTGTCGGGATCCGAGCAGAATCCTGACATCACCGGACGCGATTTCAAGCTCCTGGCCGAACGAATCAAGAAGGGTGCGCCCGGACCGGTCGAAGCGTTCAAACAGAACGGCGCCGACTTCGTCGTCAGTGACAACCTGCGCGAACTTGTCGACGGCATGAACGCAATCACCCCGGAAGCACCGGTGGCCTACGAGGACATCGAGCGTGAGATAGTCGCCCGAGACCGTGAGGTGAACAACAGCTACAGCAAGGATTTCCAGATCATGGCGATCCAGAATGCGCGGAACCTGCTTTCCGACAAGATCACCCGAGTCGTGAGCCCTCACCCCTTGCTCGACCCCAAGAATGGCCCACTGATCGCGGTACGGCTGCACCTTCTCACCCGGAAGACCCTTGGTGGCCTCGAAACCGACCTCGACTCTCAGGTGATCCGGCCGGACGGCACCGCCTTCGAAGGTCTGTACGCCGCCGGGGAAGTTGCCGGGTTCGGTGGTGGAGGCGTCCACGGATACAGCGCACTCGAAGGCACCTTCCTCGGTGGCTGCATCTTCTCGGGCCGGGCTGCGGGCCGCGCGCTAGCCCGCAAGCTGTAG
- the shbA gene encoding RNA polymerase sigma factor ShbA, protein MIEVDVRAELERLAPRAAAGDTDAVEEVLRVAYPVVYRYCRTRLDTGDGSNTGADDVTQEVCLALVSALPTYQDQGKSLLSFIFGIAAHKVCDARRRAARWSATTARVATAHAIDSIGVEDGPEHRALRGDWHSGMSSLVETLSTRHQQILFMRIVLQMSAQQTARVLGTTPGAVRVAQHRALNHLRARISSEASQHHPRAPRCTVRAESARTGNSDQKKHTRMYPMH, encoded by the coding sequence ATGATCGAAGTGGACGTCAGAGCCGAGTTGGAGCGACTCGCGCCGCGCGCCGCGGCCGGGGACACGGATGCCGTGGAAGAGGTCCTGCGCGTCGCCTACCCCGTCGTGTACCGCTACTGCAGGACCCGACTTGATACCGGCGACGGGTCGAATACCGGCGCCGACGACGTCACCCAGGAGGTCTGTCTAGCGTTGGTGAGCGCACTTCCCACATATCAGGATCAGGGAAAGTCTTTGCTGTCGTTCATCTTCGGCATCGCGGCGCACAAAGTATGCGACGCTCGGCGCCGCGCCGCGCGATGGTCCGCCACCACCGCGCGCGTAGCAACCGCACACGCCATCGATTCGATCGGTGTCGAGGACGGACCGGAACACCGCGCATTACGCGGCGATTGGCACAGCGGCATGAGCTCGCTCGTCGAAACCCTCTCGACCCGCCACCAGCAGATCCTCTTCATGCGCATTGTTTTGCAAATGTCGGCGCAACAGACTGCCCGCGTCCTCGGCACCACTCCAGGCGCCGTCCGCGTCGCACAGCACCGGGCACTGAACCACCTGAGGGCCCGGATCAGCTCAGAGGCGTCACAGCATCATCCGCGAGCACCGCGCTGCACAGTCAGAGCAGAATCCGCTCGAACCGGGAACAGCGATCAAAAAAAGCATACGAGAATGTATCCGATGCACTAG